AAGACGCTAATGATGCTGGTTTTGCCATGACTGGTAGTTTTACCTGTATGATGCTAGCGGCTCTTTTGATTTTTGATGATGCTAACAGTATAGCTCAGAAAGAAGCTTATGTGACTGATATGATTCTTGCTGGGCAAGCTGTTATTGACCAAGAAAGACGGCTACAAGAGCTAGCTGATTTAGGATTTGAACGTTTAGTTTATCTAGGTTCTGCTGGTTTAGCCAAGTTAACCCAAGAAGCTCAATTAAAAATGTTAGAATTGACAGCTGGACAAGTTGCGACCCTCTACGAGTCCTCTATGGGCTTTAGGCATGGTCCGAAATCTTTTATTAATGACCGTACCTTAGTCATTGGATTTGTCAATAATGATGCTTACGTCAGACAGTACGATTTGGACATGTTAGAGGAAATCCAAGCAGATGGCATTGCCCTTAAAATCTTGGCTCTATTGCAAGGAGGGGATATCAACTTTTCAGAGGACCAATTTCGACTAGACACCCGTCACTTATTGCCAGACGCTTACTTAGCTTTTCCCATGATTTTAGTCGCGCAGACCTTGGCCCTCTTAACGGCCGTTACATTAGGAAATTCCCCTGACACCCCATCTGCGACAGGAACGGTTAATCGTGTGGTCAAAGGAGTAACGATTCACCCTTACCCGACTAGTAGTCGTCAATGCAACAAAGCTTAAAGCTTTTGTGTAGAAGCCGTAAAACGAAATGATTTTGTGCTAGTAGGTCAAAAGAAAAACCCTCCTGATACAGGAAGGTTTTTTGTATTGTCTTGCTTATTTTGCTGCGTTTGCGTCTTTGAGACCGTATTTTTTGTTGAAGCGGTCCACACGTCCATCTGCTTGAGTGAACTTTTGACGTCCTGTGTAGAATGGGTGTGAATCTGATGAAATTTCCACACGGATAAGTGGGTAAGTTTCACCTTCAAACTCAACAGTTTCTTTAGAAG
The genomic region above belongs to Streptococcus pyogenes and contains:
- a CDS encoding SIS domain-containing protein, with the protein product MFTKTQEALEALGAAITTKEIKQEPRLWQETMTFFEETRDSLDSFLKRVCNSANRNNVHVIFTGAGTSEYIGNTICPYLKKVGNRQRYLFESVASTDLVAAPDYYLVEEETVLLVSFARSGNSPESVAAVNLVNQLVPNSYHLTITCAKDGELAKKAQQDERSYLYLMPEDANDAGFAMTGSFTCMMLAALLIFDDANSIAQKEAYVTDMILAGQAVIDQERRLQELADLGFERLVYLGSAGLAKLTQEAQLKMLELTAGQVATLYESSMGFRHGPKSFINDRTLVIGFVNNDAYVRQYDLDMLEEIQADGIALKILALLQGGDINFSEDQFRLDTRHLLPDAYLAFPMILVAQTLALLTAVTLGNSPDTPSATGTVNRVVKGVTIHPYPTSSRQCNKA
- a CDS encoding type B 50S ribosomal protein L31; protein product: MRKDIHPDYRPVVFLDTTTGYQFLSGSTKASKETVEFEGETYPLIRVEISSDSHPFYTGRQKFTQADGRVDRFNKKYGLKDANAAK